GAACCGCGACGGGTGCATGCGGTGGATGTGAATCCCAAGCAGAATGCGTTGCTCGAACTGAAGCTGGCTGCGATTCGCAACCTGGAGTTCGAAGACTTTTTCGATCTGTTCGGTCGCGGGAATTCTGCCAACTGGGAGCATCTGTATGGTCAGAAGCTGCGGTGCGAGCTGTCTGTGCTCACACGGAAATACTGGGACCGGCATGGGGATTTCTTCTCCAGCGAAGGCAAACGCCCCAGCTTTTATTTTCGCGGCTCTTCCGGCCTGTTTGCCTGGATGGTCAACGGGTATATCGACCGGGTGGCTAAGATCCGGGAAGATATTAATTCCCTGCTCTCCGCACAGGACATCGATGAGCAGACCTCGATTTACCAGTCGCGCAATCTGAATGAACAGCTCTGGACGCGGATGATCAAATGGTGGATGCGTCGCGATCTGACGCTGTCGATGCTGGGTGTGCCCCGGGCGCAACGGACTCAGATCGATCAGGGCTATCCGGGCGGGATTGTGCAGTTCGTGATCGATCGGATTGAGACGGTCTTCACCAGTCGGTCTCTGCGGGATAACTATTTCTGGCGCGTCTATCTGACGGGCAGTTATGATCCCGAATGTTGTCCGGAGTATCTCAAACGCGAAAACTATGAACGGCTCAAAGGGGGACTGGTCGACCGGATCAGCGTGAATACGAATACCGTGGAAGGGTTCCTGAATCAGCACCAGGGGACGATTTCCCGATATGTGCTGCTGGACCATATGGACTGGATGGCTGG
The genomic region above belongs to Gimesia chilikensis and contains:
- a CDS encoding DUF3419 family protein, whose amino-acid sequence is MIAERISRKSFQWVHQGNLVYNTCWEDPRLDREALKLGPDDEVMVITSAGCNALDYLLDEPRRVHAVDVNPKQNALLELKLAAIRNLEFEDFFDLFGRGNSANWEHLYGQKLRCELSVLTRKYWDRHGDFFSSEGKRPSFYFRGSSGLFAWMVNGYIDRVAKIREDINSLLSAQDIDEQTSIYQSRNLNEQLWTRMIKWWMRRDLTLSMLGVPRAQRTQIDQGYPGGIVQFVIDRIETVFTSRSLRDNYFWRVYLTGSYDPECCPEYLKRENYERLKGGLVDRISVNTNTVEGFLNQHQGTISRYVLLDHMDWMAGAQPQLLQSEWQAIVNRAAEETRIIWRSAGMQVDFIDPLQVQHQGETTRVGEMLRYQSQLADELHERDRVNTYGSFYIADLQV